A region from the Desulfomarina profundi genome encodes:
- a CDS encoding FG-GAP repeat protein produces MKKTINGLCFSFLGPDEFFATAFAAGDFDNDGYDDLAIGEDGAVCAE; encoded by the coding sequence ATGAAAAAGACAATAAACGGGTTGTGTTTCTCTTTTCTGGGACCAGATGAATTTTTCGCAACCGCATTTGCTGCAGGGGATTTTGATAATGACGGATATGATGATCTGGCAATAGGAGAAGATGGCGCCGTCTGTGCTGAATAG
- a CDS encoding penicillin-binding transpeptidase domain-containing protein produces the protein MWQPGNYSGKYHGRVNLRTALAYSYNAAAVRLLQKTGVKSVMAFAEKAGITSAMPADLSLALGAGDVSLLEITAAYNVFAGNGTSSPPVFIDKIVMTDGEVRRFSDGRPRRKIMSLKELHQMQSMLAEVIHRGTGRKVRSVPGVRGGKTGTSNDYRDAWFIGYDGKLTSGVWLGNDHNRSLGHGESGGTAAAPVWRDFMLSLKQNN, from the coding sequence CTGTGGCAGCCGGGCAACTATTCCGGAAAATATCATGGCAGGGTTAACCTGAGAACAGCCCTGGCATACTCCTATAACGCGGCGGCGGTGAGACTGCTGCAGAAAACAGGGGTGAAGAGTGTAATGGCTTTTGCCGAAAAGGCCGGCATAACTTCAGCCATGCCAGCTGATCTCTCTCTGGCCCTTGGTGCGGGAGATGTCTCACTTCTGGAAATAACAGCCGCCTATAATGTGTTTGCCGGAAACGGTACAAGTTCACCTCCTGTTTTCATTGATAAGATTGTCATGACAGACGGAGAAGTCCGCCGGTTTTCCGATGGACGACCTCGACGGAAAATCATGTCCCTGAAAGAACTGCATCAGATGCAGTCCATGTTGGCTGAGGTGATTCATCGGGGAACTGGCCGGAAGGTCAGGTCTGTTCCTGGTGTGCGAGGAGGAAAAACAGGTACTTCAAACGATTATCGTGATGCCTGGTTTATCGGGTATGATGGTAAACTGACCAGTGGAGTCTGGCTCGGCAACGATCACAACAGGAGTCTCGGTCACGGGGAAAGTGGAGGGACTGCTGCCGCCCCGGTTTGGCGGGATTTTATGCTGTCTCTGAAACAGAATAACTGA
- a CDS encoding transglycosylase domain-containing protein gives MATQKKKTDRRLPARKTRIRRKIYNEKHIFSFFLLICFLQSLFLGGLLYVLVSLHIPDIRNVANYQPSQATVLYDRYGRVVDRMFVENRTVIPLSAMSPHLPKAFVAAEDGRFFEHPGLDVVSVFRAAVNNFRKGGRGQGGSTITQQVAKSLLLSPEKTYVRKFKEAVLAWRIDRLLSKEEILYIYLNQIYLGEGAFGVEAAARTYFDKPASRLTLGECALLAGLPQAPSRYSLFNHLPRAVKRQKYVLNRMAADGYVSAGAAKNAYLAPVHLRKRQHVISSADNYYLQVVKKRARAVLGMPLQQAGAHIYSNLDSRMQVKAVGALRKGVRRSLERQKKSGRKGAIQPQGALVAIETASGRVRAVVGGIDFVKSPFDRATQARRPAGSTFKPFVYATALQKGWAPDSVIDDSPVSIRGEMENCGSRATIPENIMAGLT, from the coding sequence GTGGCAACTCAAAAAAAGAAAACAGATCGCAGGCTTCCGGCTCGAAAAACCAGGATTCGAAGAAAGATCTACAATGAGAAGCATATCTTTTCCTTTTTTCTGTTGATCTGTTTTCTTCAGAGCCTGTTTCTGGGAGGACTGCTGTATGTTCTGGTCAGTCTTCATATCCCGGATATACGTAATGTGGCGAATTATCAGCCGTCACAGGCAACGGTGCTGTATGACCGGTATGGCAGGGTTGTTGACCGGATGTTTGTTGAAAACAGAACGGTCATTCCCCTTTCAGCCATGTCACCCCACCTGCCAAAGGCTTTTGTAGCTGCCGAGGATGGACGGTTTTTTGAACACCCCGGACTGGATGTTGTTTCAGTTTTCAGGGCAGCGGTCAATAATTTTCGTAAAGGGGGCAGGGGGCAGGGAGGATCCACAATTACACAGCAGGTGGCAAAATCATTGCTGCTCTCTCCGGAAAAAACCTATGTGAGAAAATTCAAGGAGGCAGTGCTGGCCTGGAGAATTGACAGGCTGCTCAGCAAGGAAGAAATCCTCTATATCTATCTGAACCAGATCTATCTTGGTGAAGGTGCCTTCGGCGTGGAAGCGGCAGCTCGGACCTATTTTGATAAACCGGCATCCCGGCTCACTCTGGGGGAATGCGCCCTTCTGGCCGGCCTGCCCCAGGCGCCGAGCCGGTATTCCCTTTTTAATCATCTTCCAAGGGCTGTAAAAAGGCAGAAATATGTCCTCAACAGGATGGCGGCAGACGGTTATGTCAGTGCCGGAGCGGCCAAAAATGCATATCTTGCTCCAGTACATCTCAGGAAAAGACAACATGTCATTTCTTCAGCGGACAATTACTACCTGCAGGTGGTGAAGAAGCGGGCCCGAGCTGTACTCGGGATGCCTCTTCAGCAGGCTGGGGCCCATATTTACTCAAATCTTGACAGCAGGATGCAGGTTAAAGCCGTTGGTGCCCTCCGAAAAGGTGTGAGACGTTCCCTGGAACGGCAGAAAAAATCCGGTCGAAAGGGTGCGATCCAGCCCCAGGGTGCATTGGTGGCCATTGAAACTGCCAGTGGTCGTGTGCGTGCTGTTGTCGGTGGCATTGATTTTGTTAAATCCCCATTTGATAGGGCAACTCAGGCGAGGCGGCCGGCCGGATCCACTTTTAAACCATTTGTGTATGCGACGGCACTGCAGAAGGGATGGGCACCCGATTCAGTCATTGATGATTCCCCTGTGTCAATCAGGGGCGAAATGGAAAACTGTGGCAGCCGGGCAACTATTCCGGAAAATATCATGGCAGGGTTAACCTGA
- the mutL gene encoding DNA mismatch repair endonuclease MutL, whose protein sequence is MSKIRILPEQLANQIAAGEVVERPASVVKELVENSLDAGADRIEIEIEGSGTRMIRVIDNGEGMDEDDILLSIERHGTSKINTEKDLSAITTLGFRGEAIPSIGSVSRLTIISRPHGKELGTRVLVNYGKLLEVTEYGSRYGSSFEVRNLFGNTPARKKFLKTQRTELAHIDETVKNYALCSPDITFILRINNRETLHLSNTLSPRQRLTRLINYHGEFLEINHSQGQSQVQGYLVPPDKVSAGPSKLRVFVNNRAVRDRMIVHGVAEGLRSFLMKGKNPAGFIHLTLPAEEVDVNVHPAKQEVRFRQAADVHRLISSGVSNAMEKEQNRLRAHVFGGERRAATTRIPIGVEERKTSDSPEPFHMEPLPFERVEKSDEHESSIPLQENGIITTSEPAPTPLPPVENEKVLTENDVSTGKNGHNLRIIGQFDDLFIFCRNSEGLLVIDQHAAHERLLYEKLKKQYVENRIPKQNLLFPETVELSLVQIQLVEKHGEQIEKMGFSIREFGEAPISSLPFLHLL, encoded by the coding sequence ATGTCAAAAATTCGCATTCTCCCTGAGCAACTGGCAAATCAGATAGCAGCGGGAGAGGTCGTGGAACGGCCTGCTTCCGTAGTCAAGGAACTGGTGGAAAACAGTCTCGATGCCGGAGCCGACCGTATCGAGATTGAAATTGAAGGCAGCGGTACACGTATGATACGTGTAATTGATAACGGTGAAGGCATGGACGAAGATGATATTCTTCTCAGTATTGAGCGACACGGCACCTCGAAAATCAATACCGAGAAAGACCTCTCTGCCATAACCACTCTCGGATTCAGGGGAGAAGCCATCCCCTCCATAGGTTCAGTATCCCGTCTCACGATTATCTCCCGCCCCCATGGAAAAGAACTCGGAACCCGTGTGCTCGTGAATTACGGCAAACTGCTTGAAGTTACAGAATACGGCAGTCGCTATGGCAGCTCCTTTGAAGTACGAAACCTTTTCGGCAACACTCCGGCCAGGAAAAAATTTCTCAAAACACAACGTACTGAGCTGGCTCATATTGATGAAACAGTTAAAAATTATGCTCTCTGCTCACCCGATATCACCTTTATTCTCAGGATAAACAACAGGGAAACATTGCATCTGAGCAACACCTTGTCTCCCCGGCAGCGTCTGACCCGTCTGATTAATTACCATGGAGAATTCCTGGAAATCAATCACAGTCAGGGACAATCACAGGTCCAGGGCTACCTCGTTCCCCCGGACAAGGTATCCGCAGGGCCGTCAAAACTACGTGTATTCGTCAATAACCGGGCTGTCAGAGACAGGATGATTGTTCATGGGGTGGCAGAAGGTCTCAGAAGTTTTCTCATGAAAGGGAAAAATCCGGCTGGTTTCATCCACCTGACCCTGCCTGCAGAAGAAGTTGACGTCAATGTTCACCCGGCCAAACAGGAAGTCCGCTTCCGCCAGGCTGCCGATGTGCACCGGCTCATCAGCAGCGGGGTCTCCAATGCCATGGAAAAAGAACAGAATCGTCTACGGGCCCACGTTTTCGGCGGTGAACGACGTGCCGCAACCACCCGCATTCCCATAGGAGTCGAAGAGAGAAAAACTTCCGATTCCCCGGAACCATTTCATATGGAACCTCTCCCTTTTGAGCGCGTGGAAAAATCAGATGAGCACGAATCATCCATACCACTGCAAGAGAATGGTATAATCACCACCTCGGAACCCGCCCCAACCCCGCTACCCCCTGTTGAAAATGAAAAAGTCCTTACGGAAAACGATGTGTCCACAGGGAAAAATGGTCATAATCTTAGAATTATAGGCCAGTTTGATGATCTTTTTATTTTCTGCAGAAACAGTGAGGGACTACTGGTCATTGATCAGCATGCGGCCCATGAGCGCCTTCTCTATGAGAAACTGAAAAAGCAATATGTGGAAAACCGGATCCCGAAACAGAATCTTTTATTTCCTGAAACTGTCGAGCTGTCACTGGTACAGATTCAGCTCGTTGAAAAACATGGAGAACAGATTGAAAAGATGGGATTTTCCATCCGGGAATTCGGGGAAGCTCCTATATCATCTCTGCCATTCCTGCATTTGCTGTAA
- a CDS encoding 3D domain-containing protein, producing MVSQGITIGRQVFFSILCLLSLFLTGCAKPPVARIMETTAYCGCSSCCGWERGSYRYLKLDFWNKYVSHGPEAGRPYSGKTAWGTFPREPEEGLFSMDSLYHPWMIPVRILLFPWYLLPEDGTIAADTRYYPFGTRMYVPGYGWGRVEDRGSAIKGKSRIDLYFGSHNDALAWGRRRVRVIIEK from the coding sequence ATGGTTTCACAGGGCATAACCATCGGCAGACAAGTTTTTTTCTCCATTCTCTGTCTGCTGTCTCTTTTTTTAACAGGGTGTGCCAAACCTCCCGTTGCCAGAATAATGGAAACAACCGCCTATTGCGGCTGTTCCTCCTGCTGCGGCTGGGAAAGAGGCAGTTACCGTTACCTGAAACTCGATTTCTGGAATAAATATGTGAGCCATGGCCCAGAGGCCGGCAGACCGTACAGTGGGAAAACAGCGTGGGGCACCTTCCCGCGTGAACCGGAGGAAGGACTCTTTTCCATGGATTCCCTCTACCACCCATGGATGATTCCTGTACGAATACTTCTTTTCCCCTGGTATCTGTTGCCGGAAGACGGTACTATTGCTGCAGATACTCGTTATTACCCTTTCGGAACACGGATGTATGTCCCCGGCTACGGCTGGGGCAGGGTTGAAGACAGAGGGAGTGCCATCAAAGGTAAGTCCAGAATTGATCTCTATTTCGGCTCCCACAATGACGCACTGGCCTGGGGCAGACGCAGAGTCCGGGTTATTATTGAAAAATAA
- the trmFO gene encoding methylenetetrahydrofolate--tRNA-(uracil(54)-C(5))-methyltransferase (FADH(2)-oxidizing) TrmFO: MTTKPSLTIIGGGLAGCEAAWQAACRKCRVTLIDMKPHTFSPAHNSEALAELVCSNSFRSNDLHSAVGLLKEEMRRCNSLIMTAAEKTAVPAGKALAVDREQFAGKITEEMEKHPLIEIIREEVTRMPEESSSVTILATGPLTSEPLAQSLAELTGRERLSFYDAIAPIVYAESLDMNIVYCKSRYDDGPGDYLNCPMDRESYLQFIEELANGKYVPLKQFEEAKYFEGCLPVEIILSRGVDTLRYGPMKPVGLEDPKTGKIPYAVVQLRKENREGTTYNMVGFQTKLTYREQKRIFRMIPGMEQAEFARYGSIHRNTFICAPELLEPTLQFKKRPDLLLAGQLSGVEGYIESAAMGMLAGINGARLSTGQSPVVPPPETALGALISHLTMSEAEKFQPSNVNFGLFPPWKKKVPKKLRPKLRAQAGLAELELWMQKENI, translated from the coding sequence ATGACCACGAAACCATCTTTAACAATAATCGGCGGCGGACTTGCCGGCTGTGAAGCTGCCTGGCAGGCTGCATGCAGGAAGTGCAGAGTAACACTCATTGACATGAAACCGCATACCTTCAGCCCCGCACATAACAGTGAGGCCCTGGCTGAACTTGTCTGCAGCAACTCTTTCAGATCAAACGACCTCCATTCCGCTGTCGGACTGCTGAAGGAAGAAATGCGACGTTGCAACTCTCTTATCATGACTGCAGCCGAAAAAACAGCCGTTCCCGCCGGCAAGGCTTTGGCTGTTGACCGGGAACAGTTTGCAGGAAAAATCACTGAAGAAATGGAGAAGCATCCTCTTATTGAAATCATCCGGGAAGAAGTAACCAGAATGCCGGAAGAATCTTCTTCTGTAACCATTCTGGCAACCGGACCACTGACCAGTGAACCCCTGGCTCAATCCCTTGCGGAACTGACCGGCAGGGAACGTCTGTCATTTTATGACGCCATAGCTCCCATTGTCTACGCCGAATCCCTGGACATGAACATCGTCTATTGTAAATCACGTTATGATGATGGCCCGGGCGATTACCTGAACTGCCCCATGGACAGGGAGTCCTATCTTCAATTTATTGAAGAACTGGCAAACGGAAAATATGTTCCCCTGAAACAGTTCGAGGAGGCAAAGTATTTTGAAGGATGCCTGCCGGTGGAGATTATCCTCTCCAGGGGAGTGGACACCCTCCGCTATGGTCCCATGAAACCTGTGGGTCTGGAAGACCCGAAAACAGGGAAAATACCCTATGCAGTGGTCCAGCTCCGAAAGGAAAACAGGGAGGGAACAACCTATAACATGGTTGGTTTTCAGACTAAACTGACATACAGGGAACAGAAACGGATTTTTCGCATGATTCCTGGCATGGAACAGGCTGAATTTGCCAGATACGGCTCCATTCATCGTAATACGTTCATCTGTGCCCCGGAACTTCTGGAACCCACCCTGCAGTTCAAAAAACGACCGGATCTGCTTCTTGCGGGTCAGCTTTCCGGAGTTGAAGGCTATATTGAATCAGCCGCCATGGGTATGCTTGCGGGAATAAACGGTGCCCGCCTTTCTACCGGACAGTCTCCGGTTGTACCTCCACCGGAAACCGCCCTGGGAGCCCTTATCAGTCACCTGACGATGAGTGAAGCAGAAAAATTTCAGCCATCCAACGTCAATTTCGGTCTTTTTCCTCCGTGGAAGAAAAAAGTTCCGAAGAAACTGCGGCCGAAACTGCGCGCCCAGGCCGGACTGGCTGAACTGGAGCTCTGGATGCAAAAAGAGAATATATAA
- a CDS encoding response regulator — protein sequence MLRKVLLVDDDPILLTALEAGLSSFHHSFEVITANDGFEAVKILEEIAVSLIVIDLVMVRMDGISLLQHVREHYPDISVIIISAMETKKMQELVSGDDIAGYLSKPFDINSLGRMILTPLESEARDGIMHNITPAVFLQLMEMDAKTCTIRILDKMSQKGGILYFLDGILLDVRIGRQTGIEAAYTLFTWDEVTIFIKNTCVPRANNINSGLQPIIMKAAGMKDESLVPVCAREDTADTSREPASPVLKKLSQYCEDSLLPIPNRATTALEQMIKMGADYGFGSFRGGYLKNDGKNDRVIAVEKQPLMLTVKSSTEKKEIDAIIFDLGKKQK from the coding sequence ATGCTAAGAAAAGTTCTTCTCGTAGATGATGATCCTATTTTGCTGACAGCTCTGGAGGCAGGGCTTTCGAGCTTTCATCATTCCTTTGAAGTCATCACGGCAAATGACGGTTTTGAAGCAGTCAAAATTCTGGAGGAAATTGCTGTTTCCCTGATAGTCATCGACCTTGTCATGGTTCGGATGGACGGGATAAGTCTTTTACAGCATGTCCGTGAACACTACCCTGATATCTCTGTAATAATCATATCGGCAATGGAAACAAAGAAGATGCAGGAACTGGTATCGGGTGATGATATTGCCGGGTATCTGTCAAAACCTTTTGATATCAACAGCCTTGGCCGGATGATCCTCACTCCCCTCGAGAGTGAAGCCAGGGATGGCATCATGCATAATATCACTCCAGCTGTATTTCTCCAACTTATGGAAATGGATGCCAAAACCTGTACAATTCGAATCCTTGATAAAATGTCACAAAAGGGAGGAATACTCTATTTCCTTGACGGAATTCTACTGGATGTCCGTATTGGCAGACAGACAGGAATCGAGGCAGCCTACACACTTTTTACCTGGGATGAGGTCACCATCTTTATAAAAAATACATGTGTTCCCCGCGCCAACAATATCAACAGTGGTTTACAGCCGATAATTATGAAAGCCGCCGGAATGAAAGATGAATCACTTGTACCGGTTTGTGCACGGGAAGACACTGCTGATACCTCAAGGGAGCCAGCATCGCCTGTATTAAAAAAACTCTCTCAATATTGCGAAGACAGCCTCCTCCCCATACCTAACAGGGCAACGACAGCTTTGGAACAGATGATAAAGATGGGCGCAGATTATGGCTTTGGCAGTTTTCGAGGGGGATACCTGAAAAATGACGGCAAAAATGACAGAGTAATCGCAGTAGAAAAGCAGCCGTTGATGCTCACTGTCAAATCTTCCACTGAAAAAAAGGAAATTGACGCTATTATTTTTGATTTAGGGAAAAAACAGAAATAA
- a CDS encoding Crp/Fnr family transcriptional regulator, whose protein sequence is MLTFLKNISRLDSVLEVALLSLHGEILFLDSADNKVSSSRKKAVWNRIIAEFDTPLSAEFRYEKGLYYFCSTSAGHVIVTMHSTEQLEKIKNACDNVRQKISDSRICKKILLKLLVEVAGPARPWVVRELVPFADAEVGRALVSLLKKENQLWSKEGRMLLLFICRTLEYCMYDGATEVLREVIGRVGDSDREVSEAASQSLEQLAKTSRSGGGSVPPEKSEIKGVSDGSGCSVRKTVNKNWKALPESGKIQTYLDQGKKDKAIATLLQQIKITAGKKRFDLAEKFREWLMEIDSMAITAIIQAAEIIEEEKSSSISKEYIVIWQKLADFLTREEFAALYHAMETRKYSEGEIIAEQGQDLAVLFFVNSGRVQLFARSQGRELILRTLGPGEIFGAESFFESSVWTMNARSRGAGLSLLPRSGLTALNESCPALESRLLSYCNGFQAPETVFRTTKRSRRQYNRKIISGRVTVAILTENGSVIGARVKGELLDISRGGVSFTLHVSKKEKASALLKKKVQVFFDVSGESFRRSGIVVAVRGHDLIGNEYSLHIEFEKILTGVELQQVITAYGK, encoded by the coding sequence ATGTTGACGTTTCTGAAAAATATATCGCGCCTCGATTCGGTGCTGGAGGTGGCTCTTCTCTCCCTGCATGGGGAAATTCTCTTTCTTGATTCGGCTGATAACAAGGTCTCATCTTCAAGAAAAAAAGCAGTATGGAACAGAATTATTGCCGAATTCGATACTCCGTTATCTGCGGAGTTTCGGTATGAAAAAGGGTTGTATTATTTCTGTTCAACTTCCGCCGGGCATGTGATTGTAACCATGCATTCAACGGAACAACTTGAGAAAATAAAAAATGCCTGTGACAATGTCCGGCAAAAGATATCTGATAGCAGGATCTGCAAAAAAATACTTTTAAAATTGCTGGTAGAGGTTGCCGGCCCCGCAAGACCCTGGGTTGTCAGGGAGCTTGTACCTTTCGCAGATGCGGAAGTGGGGCGGGCTCTGGTTTCTTTATTGAAAAAGGAAAACCAGCTTTGGAGTAAAGAGGGGAGGATGCTCCTTCTCTTTATCTGCAGAACCCTTGAATACTGTATGTACGACGGGGCGACTGAAGTTTTGCGGGAAGTCATCGGGCGTGTCGGAGACAGTGATCGTGAGGTGTCTGAAGCGGCCAGTCAGTCATTGGAGCAATTGGCAAAAACCAGTAGGAGTGGTGGCGGCAGTGTTCCTCCGGAAAAATCTGAAATTAAAGGTGTATCTGATGGATCCGGTTGTTCTGTCCGCAAAACAGTCAACAAAAACTGGAAAGCCTTACCTGAAAGTGGAAAAATACAGACATATCTGGATCAGGGAAAGAAGGATAAGGCCATTGCAACTCTTCTGCAGCAGATAAAAATAACTGCCGGCAAAAAAAGGTTCGATCTTGCAGAAAAATTCCGTGAGTGGCTGATGGAGATCGATTCGATGGCTATCACAGCCATTATCCAGGCTGCAGAAATTATAGAAGAAGAAAAAAGCAGCTCCATCAGCAAGGAATATATTGTCATCTGGCAGAAACTCGCGGATTTTCTTACAAGGGAAGAATTTGCTGCTCTCTACCATGCAATGGAAACCAGGAAATATTCCGAGGGAGAGATTATAGCCGAACAGGGACAGGATCTTGCCGTATTGTTTTTTGTTAACAGTGGCAGGGTCCAGCTCTTTGCCCGCAGCCAAGGCAGGGAATTGATTTTGAGAACCCTGGGGCCGGGGGAAATTTTTGGCGCGGAATCGTTTTTTGAAAGCTCTGTCTGGACCATGAACGCCAGGAGCAGAGGGGCAGGGTTGTCGTTGTTGCCCCGCTCTGGCCTGACCGCTCTGAATGAGAGCTGTCCCGCTCTTGAATCAAGGTTGCTCAGCTACTGTAATGGTTTCCAGGCGCCTGAAACGGTGTTCAGAACTACAAAAAGATCACGAAGACAATATAACAGGAAGATTATTTCCGGGAGAGTCACAGTTGCCATTCTTACAGAGAATGGTTCTGTAATTGGCGCACGGGTGAAAGGAGAACTGCTGGATATCTCAAGAGGAGGAGTTTCGTTTACCCTGCATGTCTCAAAAAAGGAAAAGGCTTCGGCCCTGTTGAAAAAAAAGGTACAGGTTTTCTTTGATGTTTCCGGGGAATCTTTCAGGAGGAGCGGTATCGTGGTAGCAGTCCGTGGCCATGATCTGATCGGAAATGAATATTCTCTCCATATCGAGTTCGAGAAGATTCTGACGGGGGTTGAACTTCAGCAGGTGATAACTGCATATGGCAAGTAG
- a CDS encoding DnaB-like helicase C-terminal domain-containing protein, which translates to MVKGDDGAIVRFYHSYLQGEYREDGIFSGPCPFCSKRGLKSGTIIVFLNRESSFFGYFQCLNRCVPSGFPMWFARIASISPSEVPGFDPDLQDSSLIGLRGYPVENINDDIRKYQDRLSPAVVDIFCRAGISASTLKEMEIGFNGRYIVYPRFQEDGNCYSARCEFPDNPEDYFWHGNEQFSREPYNLFNLRDIQRCEQGVLFVCEGERNLLTLKQLGFPGVAVSHYREFENLDPDLFARLRTVYIVPVNSSESALAARTLATGIGFRARILQWEEHSPGNYSLFRLAEDSGKQFRSAVGRLVKNARAFSPFVSPAREFELFLDSLSRERRDDSLRLSSGFTRFDKILGGIHGLNVVGGAPKVGKSTLMIQIASHMANNRVPVLYYDFENGRQKIYQRLFSRLSRLSVAEIKKGRYTEEEKKQYDCARATLKEMLFYLRVINDRKLTPDTMRRHIDFIRQETGSEHMVIVIDSLHKLPFKGITEKKSGIDAWLRQLEAIRDESQVAFLVISELSRTTDGDYFQNPHLGIFKGSGDIEYSADNALVFYPSSLKSKGEGGENKKYLLELIASREHSPGVIAGYRTDYPFWGFVEQPPTCE; encoded by the coding sequence ATGGTCAAAGGTGATGACGGAGCCATCGTTCGTTTTTATCATTCATATCTGCAGGGAGAATATCGGGAAGACGGTATCTTCAGTGGTCCATGTCCTTTCTGTTCAAAGCGGGGACTGAAAAGCGGTACAATCATTGTTTTCCTTAATCGCGAAAGTTCGTTTTTCGGGTATTTTCAATGTCTGAATCGTTGTGTTCCCTCCGGTTTTCCCATGTGGTTTGCCAGAATTGCCTCAATATCTCCGTCTGAAGTTCCGGGGTTTGATCCGGATCTACAGGATTCTTCTTTAATTGGTCTGCGGGGATATCCCGTGGAGAATATCAATGATGATATCAGGAAATATCAGGACAGGCTTTCACCGGCAGTTGTCGATATTTTCTGCAGGGCCGGGATTTCAGCTTCAACTCTGAAGGAGATGGAAATAGGGTTCAATGGCCGATATATTGTTTATCCCCGTTTTCAGGAAGACGGTAACTGTTATTCTGCCCGATGCGAATTTCCTGACAACCCTGAAGATTATTTCTGGCATGGGAATGAACAGTTCAGCCGGGAGCCATACAATCTTTTCAACCTCAGAGATATTCAACGTTGTGAGCAAGGGGTGCTGTTTGTCTGTGAAGGTGAAAGAAATCTGCTCACCCTGAAGCAGCTCGGGTTTCCCGGAGTGGCCGTTTCCCATTATCGTGAATTTGAAAATCTGGATCCAGATCTTTTCGCACGCCTACGTACTGTCTATATAGTTCCCGTCAACAGTTCAGAATCAGCATTGGCGGCACGAACACTGGCAACCGGTATAGGGTTTCGGGCAAGAATCCTGCAATGGGAAGAACATTCTCCCGGGAACTATTCTCTTTTCAGGCTGGCGGAGGACTCGGGAAAACAGTTCAGGTCTGCAGTTGGACGTCTGGTGAAAAATGCCAGGGCATTTTCACCCTTTGTTTCCCCGGCAAGGGAATTTGAACTCTTCCTTGACAGTTTGTCCAGAGAGCGAAGGGATGATTCTCTCAGGTTGTCTTCCGGATTTACGCGTTTTGACAAAATTCTCGGTGGGATACACGGGCTTAATGTGGTTGGCGGTGCTCCCAAAGTGGGTAAATCGACATTGATGATCCAGATAGCCTCCCACATGGCGAACAATCGCGTTCCGGTTCTTTACTACGATTTCGAGAACGGCAGACAGAAGATATATCAGCGCCTTTTCAGCAGGTTAAGCAGGTTGTCCGTTGCTGAAATAAAAAAAGGCAGGTATACAGAGGAAGAGAAAAAACAGTACGATTGTGCCCGTGCAACATTGAAGGAAATGCTTTTTTACCTGCGTGTTATCAACGACAGGAAGCTGACACCGGATACCATGCGGCGCCACATAGATTTTATTCGCCAGGAAACCGGTAGTGAGCATATGGTTATTGTTATTGACAGTCTGCATAAACTGCCGTTTAAAGGGATCACTGAAAAAAAGAGTGGTATTGATGCGTGGCTGCGTCAGCTTGAGGCGATACGCGATGAGTCACAGGTTGCATTTTTAGTTATTTCGGAACTGTCAAGAACTACGGATGGAGATTATTTTCAAAACCCCCATCTTGGTATTTTTAAAGGATCTGGAGATATTGAATACAGTGCCGACAACGCCCTGGTTTTTTATCCGTCTTCGTTAAAAAGCAAGGGAGAAGGTGGAGAGAATAAAAAATATCTCCTTGAGCTGATCGCCAGCAGGGAACATTCACCCGGTGTTATTGCCGGTTACCGAACTGATTATCCTTTCTGGGGTTTTGTGGAGCAGCCTCCGACGTGTGAGTGA
- a CDS encoding PilZ domain-containing protein produces the protein MMTGGQSPVKDPGGGEIIGAGAFFDASVWTISVVGVGITEISVLKFEKTARWKDEYPGLESRLRDFCSRFESTADVVRQSSHDRRHHERYTLSGPAEVLLLDSRGMSSGIKVRGELIDISAGGISYLQRISKKKNARLILGRKVRVTLSSDLKPSGNVVLEGDILAAKEVPGPESDFSVHVRFDTELNPVHVQKIIEQSGKESAIVE, from the coding sequence ATGATGACAGGGGGACAAAGTCCTGTTAAAGACCCTGGGGGCGGGGAAATTATCGGCGCCGGAGCATTTTTCGACGCTTCGGTCTGGACGATTTCTGTGGTTGGTGTGGGTATAACCGAAATTTCAGTTCTCAAATTTGAAAAAACGGCCCGTTGGAAGGATGAATATCCGGGCCTTGAATCCCGATTGAGGGATTTTTGCAGCCGGTTTGAAAGTACTGCTGATGTGGTCAGGCAATCATCACATGATCGCCGCCATCATGAACGTTACACGCTTTCCGGTCCTGCGGAAGTCCTGTTGCTTGACAGCCGGGGGATGAGCAGTGGAATTAAGGTTCGGGGTGAACTCATTGATATTTCTGCCGGTGGGATTTCTTATCTTCAGCGGATTTCGAAAAAGAAGAATGCACGGTTGATCTTAGGTAGGAAAGTAAGAGTCACCTTGTCTTCCGACCTCAAACCTTCCGGAAACGTTGTTCTTGAAGGGGATATCCTCGCTGCGAAAGAAGTTCCGGGACCGGAAAGTGATTTTTCCGTACATGTTCGTTTTGATACTGAACTGAATCCTGTCCATGTTCAGAAAATAATCGAGCAATCTGGGAAAGAGTCAGCGATCGTGGAGTAG